One genomic window of Planctomycetota bacterium includes the following:
- a CDS encoding MetS family NSS transporter small subunit has protein sequence MNYLSLVAFASEAPVILPGNNPTGLGFPAILMGVISFGLVFGGLAVCIWIAMKDTKQDQSKITESK, from the coding sequence ATGAATTATTTATCACTTGTTGCTTTTGCGTCGGAAGCTCCGGTTATTTTACCAGGGAATAACCCGACCGGCTTGGGCTTTCCTGCTATTTTAATGGGGGTAATCTCGTTTGGATTGGTTTTCGGCGGGCTGGCTGTTTGCATTTGGATTGCCATGAAAGATACAAAGCAAGACCAATCAAAAATTACTGAAAGCAAATGA
- a CDS encoding sodium-dependent transporter, whose protein sequence is MAELGQFNPDNERSADGWTSRRAFILASVASAIGLGNLWRFPFVCYEGGGGAFLFVYLIAMLTAGIPLMILEFGLGHMMNSSAPRAFARVKKGVEWVGWLAILCGFVLVTYYAVIMVWSTLYVGYSFNLSWGKDTEGFFFNTVLNKIPPTDILSIGTISWLLIGILFAMWIWIILSIWKGAKTVSKVVYVTATVPIFILIIFVIRGLTLPGAVDGLRYLLTPDFSKMLDPKVWIAAYGQVFFSLSIGFGIMIAYASFLPRKSDIVNNAFIVCLGDTAFSFLGSLAVFSALGYLAHETGKSVAEVAKCGPSLMFVTYPAIISTLPLGPLFGVLFFVMLVFLAIDSAFSLVEAFTAGVLDKWAKNRPLVNIIIGIIGFGAGILFTTQSGLYWLDIVDHFNSEVLLIIVGILECLVIGYVFGTGKIRKYVNELSEFRIGKWWDAMIMFIAPAMLAVMGTLAVLKQIKEGYEGYLPKALFLGGWLMLIVVAILAVVFSLIKGRKEE, encoded by the coding sequence ATGGCAGAATTAGGGCAGTTTAACCCTGATAACGAGCGTTCGGCTGACGGATGGACAAGCCGGCGGGCTTTTATTCTCGCTTCGGTAGCCTCGGCAATCGGCCTGGGCAACCTCTGGCGTTTTCCTTTTGTCTGTTATGAGGGCGGCGGCGGCGCATTCCTCTTTGTCTATTTGATTGCTATGCTTACGGCCGGTATCCCGCTGATGATTCTGGAATTCGGCTTGGGCCATATGATGAACTCGAGCGCCCCGCGCGCCTTTGCCCGGGTTAAGAAAGGCGTTGAATGGGTCGGCTGGCTGGCAATTCTTTGCGGATTTGTCCTGGTTACCTATTATGCCGTTATTATGGTCTGGTCCACGTTATATGTCGGTTATTCATTTAACCTTTCCTGGGGAAAAGACACAGAAGGATTTTTCTTTAATACCGTTTTAAATAAGATTCCTCCCACCGATATCCTTTCCATCGGGACGATTAGCTGGCTGTTAATCGGAATCCTTTTTGCGATGTGGATTTGGATTATCCTTTCCATTTGGAAGGGGGCCAAAACCGTCAGCAAGGTGGTCTATGTTACCGCCACCGTTCCTATCTTTATTTTAATCATATTCGTCATCCGGGGATTAACATTGCCGGGCGCGGTAGATGGCTTACGGTATTTGCTCACGCCGGATTTCAGCAAGATGCTTGACCCCAAGGTTTGGATTGCGGCTTATGGTCAAGTATTTTTCTCTTTGTCAATCGGCTTCGGCATAATGATTGCCTATGCCAGTTTCCTGCCGCGGAAATCGGATATCGTCAACAACGCTTTTATCGTCTGCCTGGGTGATACGGCTTTTTCTTTCCTGGGCTCTTTGGCTGTTTTCTCGGCGCTCGGTTATCTTGCCCATGAAACCGGCAAATCAGTTGCGGAAGTGGCTAAATGCGGACCGTCGCTCATGTTTGTCACTTACCCGGCCATTATAAGCACCTTGCCGTTAGGCCCATTATTCGGAGTGTTGTTTTTCGTCATGCTGGTTTTCCTGGCAATTGATTCGGCTTTTTCTTTGGTTGAGGCATTTACCGCCGGTGTTCTGGACAAGTGGGCGAAAAACCGTCCCTTGGTTAATATAATCATCGGCATCATCGGTTTTGGCGCCGGGATTTTGTTTACCACCCAAAGCGGCTTATATTGGCTTGATATCGTTGACCACTTTAACAGTGAAGTCCTGTTGATTATTGTCGGAATTTTGGAATGCCTGGTCATCGGCTATGTATTCGGCACGGGTAAAATAAGAAAATATGTCAATGAGCTATCCGAGTTCCGAATCGGGAAATGGTGGGACGCGATGATTATGTTTATCGCCCCGGCTATGCTGGCCGTTATGGGAACGCTTGCCGTCCTCAAACAAATCAAGGAAGGCTATGAAGGGTATCTCCCCAAAGCACTTTTCCTGGGCGGATGGCTGATGTTGATTGTCGTCGCTATTCTTGCCGTTGTTTTTAGTTTAATTAAAGGCCGTAAGGAGGAATAA
- a CDS encoding WD40 repeat domain-containing protein translates to MPYIYKIRFASVLILIGLFIITLACAAAPDDKESPKETAGELPTAEALIRTLTGHEKAIRSISFSPDGKTIASASDDTTVKLWDITTNTAKVTLKGHTKKIWSVGFSPDGKMLASGGDDGMIKIWDPANGKEIRTIQANDIVWAVVFSPDSKILAAANNDGTVKLWNPASGKEITVLKGHKGQCFSIAFSPDGKTLASGAHDFDIILWDVASATKIATLSGHEHLVFALDFSPDGKTLASGSFDNKVKLWDIASQKNTRTIEGHTSWIRTVKYHPKGNILASGDQDGVLRIWNATTGEEVQPFQAHEQAWLHSLCFNPTGTILASAGTDGAIHLWRLKGTEKK, encoded by the coding sequence ATGCCTTACATTTATAAAATACGATTCGCTTCCGTTCTAATCCTTATCGGATTATTTATTATTACCCTTGCCTGCGCCGCGGCACCAGATGACAAAGAGTCACCGAAAGAAACCGCCGGGGAATTGCCTACCGCGGAGGCTCTGATACGGACTTTAACCGGGCATGAAAAAGCTATCCGTTCTATATCATTCAGCCCGGACGGCAAAACCATTGCCTCAGCCAGTGACGATACTACGGTAAAGCTCTGGGATATTACCACAAATACGGCAAAAGTCACGCTTAAAGGCCATACTAAAAAAATATGGTCTGTTGGTTTCAGTCCGGACGGGAAAATGCTCGCCTCCGGCGGCGATGACGGCATGATAAAAATATGGGACCCGGCAAACGGAAAAGAAATCCGGACGATTCAGGCGAATGATATTGTCTGGGCAGTCGTCTTCAGCCCGGACAGCAAGATACTTGCCGCCGCCAATAATGACGGGACGGTCAAGCTCTGGAACCCGGCCAGCGGAAAAGAAATCACGGTTCTTAAAGGACATAAAGGGCAGTGCTTCTCCATTGCCTTCAGCCCGGACGGCAAAACGCTCGCCTCCGGCGCGCATGATTTTGATATTATTTTATGGGATGTCGCCAGCGCCACCAAAATTGCCACCCTTTCCGGCCACGAGCATCTGGTCTTTGCGCTTGATTTCTCTCCGGACGGAAAAACGCTTGCCTCGGGAAGCTTTGATAATAAAGTAAAACTATGGGATATCGCCTCCCAGAAAAATACTCGCACCATCGAAGGTCACACCAGTTGGATTAGGACGGTAAAATATCATCCCAAAGGAAACATCCTTGCTTCCGGAGACCAGGATGGTGTTTTAAGGATATGGAATGCCACCACAGGTGAGGAAGTGCAGCCTTTCCAGGCCCACGAACAGGCGTGGCTACACTCATTATGCTTTAATCCCACAGGCACTATCCTCGCTTCAGCCGGCACCGACGGCGCGATACACCTCTGGCGTCTCAAAGGAACAGAGAAAAAATAA
- a CDS encoding MFS transporter → MSAERNDKYKKSLKYSIIDGSAYSIMTGFGETNIQAFAINVLKASNLFIAFLASIPQLIGSLAQLFSAKLLDKTGNRKKIVVAASFFHMFTWVPIFLLPFSWFEYGALLLIIYVAVYFAYLHLTVPAWNSWMGDLVAPEKRGDYFGQRNRLASVFNFLSVLVAGVILELWKPVNEWIGFGFIFGIAFIARGVSVYYLTRIEEPVYKATHKDRFTLWDFVRRSPKSNFARFVFYITLINFSLMVSGPFFGVYMLRELNFSYVQFTIVNATNVITLFLVMRYWGRLGDRFGNKRILSMTGWLIAFPPLLWLFSSNFYWILFCQVMAGLIWSGFNLASANYLFDAVSPAKRARCVAYQSLFNNVGVFLGAITGGFISHYLSSELIVFGRHFYLISALMNLFVLSALMRLLISAIFLPLIKEVREKVELVSTWKLFFHVLHVRPIMGPRFQVFTGDEDENTSS, encoded by the coding sequence ATGAGCGCAGAGCGGAATGATAAATACAAGAAAAGCCTGAAGTATTCCATTATAGACGGCAGTGCCTATTCTATAATGACCGGATTTGGGGAAACCAATATCCAGGCATTCGCGATTAATGTCCTTAAAGCTAGCAATCTATTCATAGCTTTTTTAGCGTCTATTCCACAGCTTATCGGGTCTCTTGCGCAATTGTTTTCCGCGAAGTTATTGGATAAGACGGGGAATCGCAAGAAAATAGTCGTTGCCGCATCATTTTTTCATATGTTTACATGGGTGCCTATTTTTTTATTGCCCTTTAGTTGGTTTGAATACGGCGCTTTATTGCTTATCATATACGTGGCTGTTTATTTTGCTTATCTTCATCTTACCGTCCCGGCTTGGAACAGTTGGATGGGGGATTTGGTCGCCCCGGAAAAGCGCGGTGATTATTTTGGGCAACGTAATCGCCTGGCCTCCGTATTTAATTTTCTTTCCGTATTAGTGGCTGGTGTTATCCTTGAGTTATGGAAACCGGTAAACGAATGGATCGGATTCGGGTTTATCTTTGGAATAGCATTTATCGCACGAGGTGTTTCGGTATATTACCTGACCAGGATAGAAGAGCCTGTTTACAAGGCGACTCATAAGGACCGGTTTACCCTGTGGGACTTCGTAAGACGTTCGCCAAAATCCAATTTTGCCAGGTTTGTTTTCTATATTACGCTCATTAACTTTTCTCTAATGGTTTCCGGACCGTTTTTCGGCGTCTATATGCTGCGTGAGTTGAACTTCTCCTATGTTCAATTTACGATTGTTAATGCTACCAACGTTATCACTCTGTTTTTGGTGATGCGTTACTGGGGTCGTTTAGGCGACCGTTTTGGAAACAAGAGAATATTGTCGATGACCGGTTGGCTGATTGCTTTTCCGCCGCTTCTATGGCTTTTTTCCTCCAATTTTTACTGGATACTCTTTTGCCAGGTTATGGCCGGGCTCATCTGGAGCGGGTTTAACCTGGCGTCGGCGAACTATCTGTTTGACGCGGTTTCGCCGGCCAAACGCGCCCGTTGCGTGGCGTACCAGTCTTTGTTTAATAATGTCGGTGTGTTTCTGGGGGCGATAACCGGTGGTTTTATTTCTCACTATCTTTCAAGCGAATTAATCGTATTCGGCCGCCATTTTTATTTGATATCAGCATTAATGAATCTGTTCGTCCTATCGGCTTTAATGAGACTTTTAATCTCGGCGATTTTCCTGCCGCTTATCAAAGAAGTGCGGGAAAAAGTGGAGTTAGTCAGCACCTGGAAGCTTTTCTTCCATGTCTTGCATGTTCGTCCGATTATGGGGCCGAGATTCCAGGTTTTTACCGGAGATGAGGACGAAAACACCAGTTCCTGA
- the pyrF gene encoding orotidine-5'-phosphate decarboxylase: MNNFADRLTEAIQKKKSCVIVGLDPRLDLIPKALAEKYIGDNADNKSISRLLLQFNKAVIKIISKYAVGVKPQSAFYEKYGWWGVKAFWETMEYSRKKGLLTIADIKRGDVPSTSEAYAEAYLGKNADAIDSVTVNPFLGGDSLLPFIKAAKENGKGLFVLVKTSNAGSKDFQDKLLDDGKPLYNFLARKVSDLSQELVGESGYSSVGAVVGATFPQEAKILRELMPRQFFLVPGYGAQGATADDIKICFNRDGLGAVINASRSIIHPSGRGKESSVSDWSDAVRSAVLEMKQSIRKIIK; this comes from the coding sequence ATGAATAACTTTGCAGATAGATTAACCGAAGCAATTCAGAAGAAAAAATCATGTGTCATCGTTGGATTGGACCCAAGGCTTGACCTGATTCCTAAAGCGCTTGCCGAAAAATACATTGGCGATAATGCTGATAATAAATCTATCAGCCGTCTGTTACTCCAATTTAACAAAGCGGTTATTAAAATTATTTCCAAGTATGCGGTTGGTGTAAAACCACAGTCAGCTTTTTATGAAAAGTATGGATGGTGGGGCGTTAAGGCGTTCTGGGAAACAATGGAATATTCTAGGAAGAAGGGTTTATTAACCATTGCCGATATAAAACGCGGTGATGTGCCTTCAACCTCCGAAGCTTATGCCGAAGCTTACCTGGGCAAAAATGCAGATGCAATAGATTCCGTTACCGTGAACCCTTTTTTAGGCGGGGATAGCCTGTTACCGTTTATTAAAGCGGCTAAGGAAAATGGGAAAGGTTTGTTTGTCCTTGTGAAAACTTCCAATGCCGGCTCCAAAGATTTTCAGGATAAACTGTTGGATGATGGAAAACCGTTATATAATTTCCTGGCAAGGAAGGTTAGTGACTTGAGTCAGGAGTTAGTTGGAGAAAGCGGATATAGCAGTGTCGGGGCTGTGGTTGGGGCGACCTTCCCGCAGGAAGCCAAAATATTGAGGGAGCTGATGCCCAGGCAGTTTTTCCTTGTTCCTGGCTACGGCGCGCAGGGCGCGACCGCGGATGATATTAAAATCTGTTTTAATCGTGATGGATTAGGTGCGGTAATAAATGCTTCCAGAAGCATTATTCATCCTTCAGGTAGGGGAAAAGAATCTTCCGTGAGTGATTGGAGCGATGCGGTTCGTTCGGCAGTTCTTGAGATGAAACAATCTATCCGTAAGATAATCAAGTAA